One genomic window of Azospirillum thermophilum includes the following:
- a CDS encoding pentapeptide repeat-containing protein, translating to MTQQRPMIRLDQMQLDQAVRRHEMFRNARIGGARAILSFHDLSHLDLSHRDLAHADFTGAVLRGANLSGAKLDCAALFAADLRQANLEGASLIKTDLRGACLRGAVLVGANLFEADLRDGSLAEKDRDGNLRLLQIESRPSEASGADLSGANLTNARLSGAMAIHTDFTDAVMKGCKLVRATMRGANFSGSNLEGADLSGADLRGACLRGAVLTGTSMVMTDLTDADTSEALTDKPVGRVIAELGRSLEDLLHDHMAWVGSGGAQGTALDLSGFDLRHAPSLAHACLTMLRASGGTFYGLDLSGVQLQAATLDNADFRGATLAGGDLRGVNLKRAKLNNADLRNVNLRSLVFDEQRSRCADLSGARLRYADLSGACLRTANLSGADLSFATLIGCDLGKADLSGAKLFGAKVERRALLDGVNLDGVAGLKL from the coding sequence ATGACCCAGCAACGACCCATGATCCGTCTCGACCAGATGCAGCTCGACCAGGCGGTGCGCCGGCACGAGATGTTCCGCAACGCCCGCATCGGCGGGGCGCGGGCGATCCTGTCCTTCCACGACCTGTCGCACCTCGACCTGTCGCACCGCGACCTCGCCCATGCCGATTTCACCGGGGCGGTGCTGCGCGGCGCCAACCTGTCGGGGGCGAAGCTCGACTGCGCCGCCCTGTTCGCCGCCGATCTGCGCCAGGCGAACCTGGAGGGCGCCAGCCTGATCAAGACCGACCTGCGCGGCGCCTGCCTGCGCGGCGCCGTCCTCGTCGGCGCCAACCTGTTCGAGGCCGACCTGCGCGACGGCTCGCTGGCCGAGAAGGACCGCGACGGCAACCTCCGCCTGCTGCAGATCGAGTCCCGCCCGTCGGAGGCGTCGGGCGCCGACCTTTCCGGCGCCAACCTGACCAACGCGCGGCTGTCCGGCGCCATGGCGATCCACACCGACTTCACCGACGCGGTGATGAAGGGATGCAAGCTGGTGCGCGCCACCATGCGCGGCGCCAACTTCAGCGGGTCGAACCTGGAGGGGGCGGACCTGTCGGGCGCCGACCTGCGGGGCGCCTGCCTGCGCGGGGCGGTGCTGACCGGCACCTCGATGGTCATGACCGACCTCACCGACGCCGACACCAGCGAGGCGTTGACCGACAAGCCGGTCGGCCGGGTGATCGCCGAACTCGGCCGGTCGCTGGAGGATCTGCTGCACGACCACATGGCCTGGGTGGGGTCGGGCGGGGCGCAGGGCACGGCGCTCGATCTCTCGGGTTTCGACCTGCGCCATGCGCCGTCGCTGGCCCATGCCTGCCTCACCATGCTGCGGGCGTCGGGCGGGACCTTCTACGGGCTCGACCTGTCGGGGGTGCAGTTGCAGGCGGCGACCCTGGACAACGCCGATTTCCGCGGGGCGACGCTGGCCGGCGGCGACCTGCGCGGCGTGAACCTGAAGCGGGCGAAGCTGAACAACGCCGACCTGCGCAACGTCAACCTCCGCTCGCTGGTGTTCGACGAGCAGCGGTCGCGCTGCGCGGACCTGTCCGGCGCGCGGCTGCGCTATGCCGACCTGTCGGGGGCCTGCCTGCGCACCGCGAACCTGTCGGGGGCCGACCTCTCCTTCGCCACCCTGATCGGCTGCGACCTCGGCAAGGCGGACCTCAGCGGCGCCAAGCTGTTCGGCGCCAAGGTGGAGCGCCGCGCCCTGCTGGACGGCGTCAATCTGGATGGTGTTGCGGGGCTGAAGCTCTGA